The following proteins are co-located in the Pseudomonas sp. DY-1 genome:
- a CDS encoding DUF4224 domain-containing protein, with protein MDIQTETLSDEELVAITGYRLPSLQIKWLAKNGWQYALTGARRPVVGRVYARLKLAGVKPSSSNAVAEPWSLDLSRVG; from the coding sequence ATGGACATCCAGACCGAAACCCTTAGCGACGAAGAGCTGGTCGCCATCACCGGCTACCGTCTACCTTCACTGCAGATCAAGTGGCTCGCCAAGAACGGGTGGCAGTACGCCCTCACCGGGGCGCGCCGCCCCGTCGTCGGCCGCGTGTACGCCCGGCTCAAGCTGGCCGGCGTAAAACCTTCATCCTCCAATGCCGTGGCCGAACCCTGGTCACTGGACCTTTCTCGCGTGGGGTAA